The Saccharothrix violaceirubra genome segment TACTCGCCGTGGTCGACCCGCCGGGTGCGGGCGGCGTGCAGCAGGAACGCACCCGCCACGAGCAACGCCACCCCGAGGACGACCCACCACGTCACGCCCGCACCGGTCGCGGCGAGGGCGCTGACGCCCGTGCCGGCCGCGATTCCGCTCCCGGGGACCTTGTACACGTCAGACCGCCTCTGCGCGGCGCGGCCGGAGCGTGATCAACGCGGCCGGCACGGCGAACAGCGCGAGCATGCCCAGGCCCAGCCACAGCCCCGTGCCGGAGGCCATCGGGATGGGCAGCGCGGCCGGACCGCAGGTCGCGGACGAGATCACGACATCGCCGGTGCCGAGGGCGCCGAGCACATCGGCGAGCAGGGTCAGGTGCAGGGCGTTGACGGTGAGGCTGCCGTCGGTGTTCGTGACCTGCTCGTTGAGCACGAGCTTGCCGACCACCAC includes the following:
- a CDS encoding LPXTG cell wall anchor domain-containing protein, with protein sequence MYKVPGSGIAAGTGVSALAATGAGVTWWVVLGVALLVAGAFLLHAARTRRVDHGE